The sequence ATAACAAGGAACCGATGATCTTACATTATGTTTTTTACTTGCCGAGTTACCCACAGCAAAGAGCCCGTACATGCCACGAGAATAAGAAAATCTATTGGCATGTACGCTCTCTTTGTTGTGGATAACTCTAACATACAAGGGTTGGGGTGAGGGTGATACTTGTTTAAATGAGCGCGATGTATATTTTCCCTTCCGTGTTACCTCTGCCTTACCCGATCGTTTTTATTATCTCTAACCCGAATTCTTTTTCTTTCTTCGTTGTTTGATATAACTTCAGAGGAACTTTTCTGCCTTTCGCCCATTCCCTGATCAATTGCCTGTCTTCATGCGGCATCCCGCAACCGAATAGTACACCTGTCAGCATTTCCGCCGGAAAGATGTGTTTCCCCGGCCCTTTGTCAGGGTCCAGGATTCGCCACTCTTTCTCATACTTCCAAAAATCCGACTTGGTCCAAAGAACCGTTCGCGTCTGATCTTCACGATTTCTCACGATGTTTATCTGTGGATATAATGATGGATACTCTACTTTAAACAGCAACTCTCCAAAAGGATAAAACGCTGGTTTAATGTGAAATTGGAGGCAAAAACCTCTGTGACCGTCAGCATAATGAGACCACATGAGTATATTATCCCGAACTTCCGAAAGGCAAAATACCCCGATCTTATTGACTGCGTCCTGGACGTCATTTACTATTTTTTGTTTTGTCCCGGGATCTTCCCGCCACCCGCCCCTGATTAGCTGACTGACAAAAGCTTGCCGCTCTTCATAATCCCATTCCGGATGTCTGTCTTTCAGCATGCCGTTCAGGTAATCCTCCCAATCGTCATCAGTCGCATCGAAGGATGCCTGAACCCGGCAATCGAAAGGATCGTTGAATTGCCGTGGAGAAGAAAAGTACAATTCGTTGTGCGTAAATATTCGCTGAAGGTTCTTTTTATTTTTCGGATCGAGTTTACAATATTTATATAAGAATTCCGGTGTGATGCGTTCCTCAACCGTGAAAGAAATTTCCTGATCGCCTTTCACAGCCATGTTCTCTCACCTAATATCTTCCTATGCTTTTATTTATGTTCATCCACCATTCCGGTTGACGTATATACTGTATTTATCATATGTTATCAAGCAATCAATGTCATTGACTTAAGCACTTTGGCCCCCCTCTTTTCTAAAGAGGGGTGGGGGGAGATTTTACGGAATGCAATTAAAATCCCCCTGAATCCCCCTTTACAAAGGGGGACTTGAAAGAGATAATATTCTTAAGTCAAAGACATTGATCAAGCAATAGAACGGTTTACTGGAGACTGATGAATGCCCATCGGGAAACCACAATTACAAGAGATTGCAACGAGCTTTGCCCACAGCGCTATCCACGAGTTTCGCGGAGCTTCACCGCTGTACGAGAAATTATCTATGGGCATCAGCACAGACCCGGAACTGCTTACGCTTGCATCAGGCGCCATTTCGAAACCCGTACCGATGATTTTTCTGGCGGCAGTTCATTACCTGTTGCTCGATGGTGCAACCCACCCGCTTGCGGCATTGTATCCCGACATAAATCCTGAACCTTGTACCACCGAAACGGATATTTACCCTGTCTTCCGCGATTTTTGTTTTCAGCATCAGGATGAGATCGAGAATCTCATCACAACGCATCACGTACAGACCAATGAGGTCCGGCGGTGCGCATGTCTCCTGCCCGCGTTCGGCATTGTTGCCCGACAGGCAAAAGGGCTCCCGCTGGCTCTTGTGGAGATCGGAGCCAGCGCCGGGCTTAACCTTCTCTGGGATCACTACGGGTATGATTACGGAAACGGGCTTTTCTATGGAAAAAGGGAATCGCTCCTCCAGTTAACCTGTACGTTGCGCGGAGACAATAGACCCCCATTTTCAAAAACATTTCCGCAGATAACCTCACGTATCGGCATTGACTTAAACCCCATCGATATACGGGACGAATCGGCAGTCAACTGGCTTAGGGCCTTCATCTGGCCTGAACATGCTGCCCGTTTTGAGCTTCTTCATCGCGCCATAGAGACAGCCTGGAATAGCCCCCCGGAGTTGTGTAAGGGTGACGCCCTCGAACTCTTGCCCGGTATCATGGAGACCGTACCCCCGGAAGCGCTTCCTTGCCTGTTCCATACCTTTGTCAGTAATCAGATGTCACCGGAAGCACGCAATGGTATTGCGAACATCATAGCAGATTACGGATCACAACGTGATATCTGTTGCATTTCAATAGACTTGTCGGATAAATATAAGTATCCGCGGCTTGAACTACTGTCATATATCGATGGTGTGAAAGCTCACCGGCATCTTGCGAATTGCAGCGGCCACTCCCGCTGGCTGGAATGGCTTGAACCTGTCTAACAAAAAAAACAATTAAATGAATAAGGAGGTAAGTCATGAATAAGGTCAAAATCGGGAACAATCCTTTCGTGTATCCCATGCCCATGGTTCTGGTCGGCACGGTTATCGATGATCGGGCTAATTTCATGGCCGTAGGCTGGGTGTCGCGGGTAAACTTCAATCCTCCCATGATTGCCGTGGCACTGGGTAAATTTCATTATACGAATGCAGGTATCCATAAAAACAAAACCTTCAGTGTGAACATTCCGGGTATCGACCTTATAGAAAAAGTGGATTATTGCGGACTGGTTTCCGGAGAAAAAGTCGACAAATCGAAATTGTTTGATGTTTTTTACGGTAATCTACCCGCTGCCCCCATGATACGAGAATGTCCCCTCTGCATGGAGTGCAAACTATTTAATGCTGTAGATCTGCCTTCAAATACCCTGTTCATCGGCGAAATCATCGAGACATATACCGAAGGGCGTTATCTGACCGACGGCAAACCTGACATCAAAAAAATGAATCCCTTTACTTTAACCATGCCTGACAATAATTACTGGAGGGTCGGTGAAAATGCAGGTAAGGCCTGGAGTATAGGAAATAACTTCAGGAAACAGTCTGAATAGAAGCGTGGATGTATCGGACAAAAAATCCTCAGTCAAAAGGCTGATCCCGGAGCTTTCGAATGTCGCCTCATTGGAAAAAAGGAATAATTATCCTGGCCGTCGCTGTGGTCTTAATTTTGGTTAGGATATGGGGAATCGGTGAGAAACTCGGAGACATAAGGGATTGGATTGTCTCCCTTGGTTACTGGGGGCCCGTGGCTTTCATTACGCTTTACATAGTCGCTACGGTCGCCGCTATTCCCGGTTCGGCCATTACCGTCGCTGCCGGCGCCCTTTTCGGGTCGGTTTTCGGTGTACTCTGGGTCAGTATTGCATCAACCATCGGGGCCACTCTGGCTTTCCTTATCGCCCGCTATCTGGCCAGGAATATCGTGACCGAGTGGCTCTCGAAAAATAAGAAGTTTCAAAAACTCGACCGTATGACAGAGGAACACGGGGCAATCATTGTAGCCCTCACCCGTCTCGTTCCTCTTTTCCCCTTCAACCTCCTCAATTACGGGTTCGGGTTGACACGAGTCCGCCTCGGGACGTACATCTTCTGGTCATGGCTGTGCATGCTGCCGGGAACACTCCTGTATGTCGTCGGAACGGACGCAGTGATCAGCGGATTGCGTCAGGGAAGAGTCCCCTGGGCGCTTATCGGTGTCTTTGTTTCCGCGGTTGTCCTTGTGGGCGTCCTCGTCAGGATTGCCCGCAAAAAGCTTCAGGAAAAACAATAAAATAAGGTTCATCCGGTTCATGCGTACTTCTGTTATCCACAATTCGGCAGAGTCATGAAAAGTTGCTGATTTCAGATGGCAAACAGTATCTGATGGTCAGCCAATATCTCATTGACATAAAAGTCTGTTCTACTTATACTGCCCCAAGCAAAGAGGAAGTTCTTCTTGGATTTTATTAACAAATACCTAGGAGGGGAAAACATGAATATCACTGAACGTATCAAAGGAATTTTGCTTAGGCCACAAGAGGAATGGCAGACCATTGCGGGGGAAACGACACCTATTGCCGAGCTATATACAAACTATATTATTTTATTGGCAGCCATCGGACCGGTTGCCGCTTTTATAGGTCTGTCTCTTGTGGGCGTGAGCTTGCCTGTTGGAGGAACCTACAGGGTACCGATAACAACAGGTATTCTGCATGCGATCGTTCAGTACGGTCTCACCCTTGGTGGTGTATATGTCCTCGCCTTCATTATCGATGCCCTTGCCCCTACCTTTTCAGGGGAGAAAAATATCGACCAGGCCTTCAAGCTGGCCACGTATTCTTATACACCGGGTTGGTTGGTCGGTATTTTCGCGCTCATCCCTGTCTTTGGGATCCTCGGTATTTTGGGGTTATATGGTCTATATCTCCTTTATGTAGGGTTACCTGTTCTCATGAAATCTCCAAAAGAAAAATCCATAGGGTACACGGTTGCCGTAATCATCGCAGCGATCATTATTTTTGTCGTGATAGGCGCCATCTCACGAGTCTTTATTTCCTGACATACACCAAATATGACTATGCCTGTGATGAGATAAAATTGCCGCATCTACAGCGTATTGACAAAAAGAGACTCTACGACGCACCCTTGCACATTGTGGGATACTCTTCGCAATGACCCCGACGATTCTTGACGGATTTATATGGCCCGGGCTTTCAATAAACTGGCCGGACTGATGCAGAATCTTGGGCACCCTCGTATTAAGTACGGGGTATGCCCTGGAGTCGCTGGCCGCCATGTGTTCTCACATACCGAACATGGATGAGCAGATGGTGTGGTGCTAAAGATTCTGTAACATTATCAGAGCCTACAGTGCTTCCTGAAATCCACAAACCGTCGACTTTGATGAATATGCAGGACTTCATTACGTAATCATTGATATTATTTTCTCAATGATTATGATATGAATGACCTGTTCTTTGGGGGCTGTGGGCCAACCGATACATGGTTCAAATCGTGACGTACCTCCGAGAAACCAGGCGGCAATAGAGAAAACAAACCTTAACCCATTGTATCTGGAGAAACCGGTCTACTCGGCTCAAAAACAACAACAAGGGAAAAACCATTAAATGGAACCATATATGGAACAGTCCTTTTCCCCTGATCAGAAAGACCTCTTTTGTACGGATCTTCCCACCAGGCCGCTGTCGGGAAATGTAAAAATTCTGGTAACCGGCGCCTCCGGATACATAGGGGGGAGGCTCATCCATGAACTGCGTGCACGGGGCTATCAGGTGCGGATGATGGTGCGAGATAATGCCGTTCAGTACCAAAACCTCTGGCCGGACGCCGAGGTGGTCATTGCCGATGCTCTTAAATATGAAACTCTGGGAACTGCACTCAATGGCATACACACGGCCTTTTATCTGATACATTCTCTGCTCCTTGGACCGCAGGGTTTTCATGATGCTGACAACCATGCCGCACATAATTTCATGCGGGTTGCCGAGGAAAACAACGTACAACGAATCATCTATCTCGGAGGGCTGGGAGACATTACCACTAACCTGTCCGACCACCTGCACAGCAGGATCCAGGTGGCGGAAGAACTCAAAAAAGGGACTGTTCCTGTCACCGTCCTCAGGGCTGCAATCATCATTGGATCGGGAAGCGCCTCCTATGAAATTATCAAGCACATCGTAAAAAAGATTCCCGTCATTAATGTGCCCAGGTGGACCAACACCCGGTGTCAGCCGATTGCCATCCGCGATGTTATAAAATACCTGGTAGGATGCCTGGAGACGCCGGCAACATCGGGTAAATCATTCGACATCGGGGGGAAAAATATCTTAACCTACCGGCAGATGCTGGAACTGTTTGCCATGGTTATGGGTAAAAAACGGACATTTGCCAGTCTCCCGTTTTCCAACCTGCGCTTCTACTCATATATTGCAAGCCTGATTACCCCTGTTCCTGCCCCGATCATCCATTCTCTCATTGAAGGATTAAAAAATGAAGTAATCTGTCAAAATGATTCTATCAGGGAAATTATCCCCTTTGAAACCTTAACCTACAGGGAGGCGGTAGAGCGGGCGCTGCTGAGGGAAGAACAGGACAAAGTATACACAAGATGGTCCGATGCATATCCAAAGAACCACAGCCTTGCCCTGAAACTCCATGAACTGGGGAAACTTCCCTATTACACTGCATCGTATTCGATCATCACAGAAAAAAGCGCATCAGCGCTGTTTGAATCTTTGTGCAGGGTTGGAGGTAAGGAAGGCTGGTTCCAAGGCAACTGGATGTGGTGGCTCAGAGGGATGGTCGACAGGTTGCTCCTGGGAGTCGGTTCACAGCGGGGGCGACGCAGCGACGTAAATCTGAAAATAAATGATGTCATAGATTTCTGGCGTGTTGAAGATATCAGGAAAAACCAGAGACTTTTGCTCCGGGCGGAAATGAAACTGCCTGGAAGGGGATGGCTTGAATTCATGATAATGCCTCAGGATGACGGTAAAAACAAGCTGTCGATCACGGCATATTATGATACGGATACGTTAGCAGGAATGTCATACTGGTATATTTTCCTTCCGCTTCATAATATAATTTTTAACGGCCTGATAAAGCAAATTGAAAAAAGAAGTCTATACAGCGACAGATCGGAAAGGCAAGAAGATCTTTGATGCAATTGAATGGCTGGCCACCATGTGCTCGCACATACCGAACAGGGGAGAGCAGAAGGTGCGGTACTGCGGGGTCTGCAGCACTATCGAGGACTTCAGTCCTTCCTGTTATCCACAAATCGTCAACCTCGACGAAGGCAAATGATTTCTATACGTAATCATTGAGTTATTTGTTCGATATTTATGATAGGAATGCGGAATATTCATCAGAAAAAGGAGATTAACACAGAAAACAAACCCCTACATCTAGTATCGGGGAAAACCGGTCTACTTGATTCAAACAAACTATCTCAAGAATAAAATCCGTCCTTATTCACCATTAGAAACTCGTCGCTCTGTCGCCCGTAAAATCTTCAGACGAAACCGGTTATTCAAAAAGATGATTGAAGAAGAATCCTACAATGATCAATCCCCCCAACACCGTTCCGGCAATGACCATGCCGGAGGTTTTGTCCGCATCGATCTTCTTGTCCAGGTCGGCTTTGGAAAAAATATATCCCAGAACGATAAACAGGACGATGACAAAAATCCCGTGGGTCGTCCAGTGATGGCCGAAAAGGGATTTCATCCAGGCCTTCAAAGGGGCATAGGTTTCTTTGGCAACGATCAGCAGGGCGTTGAAAATGCTTGCGATCAGAAACGATACCCCAAACCCGACGGACAACTTGTCCCATGCTTGATTCTCAGATCGCTTTTCCATGTTATTTCCCTCCCATCAGGCTCATTTTGACCCCTTTGCTGATCATTGCACCGAAACCTTCCATTCCCAGTCCCAGAACAACGATCGTCAATGCGATCACGATGGTCAAATTCCTGATTTTCTTGTCTTTGAAAATCTGGTTGCGGAAAGTGACGATGGGAAGCAGGATGCTCAAAAGGATTATCATGAAGAAAATATGCTCCTTCGCCTCCATGAAAAACGAGTGAGACCATTTCCATGGACCGGCCAGGATGATCGATTTATCGCTGCTACTTTCGGCAGCTCCGTAATAGACGATATACCACCAGCCGCCCATCAGATAGGCAAGCCACATGAATAGCGTTGTACCGATACTGGCCAGTTTCAATCTGTGCTGATTCGCCTCGCTACTGTTTGCCGCTTCCACGACAACCCAGATAGCAGCGAGAATCCCGAATACGCCGAGTACCACATGAGGCATTGTCATTAATTCCTTGAACATAATCAAACCTCCTTGTTCATTGCTGCATTAGAATATATCTTTTTGCCTCCAGACAACTCCGCTCACATCATAATCGAGAAAAAACAAGGGGAGCACATCGCGTGTTGGTATTTAGTATAATTATTCAATCAACATATGTCAACAACCAACGAGGGATATTGTCAATAGTTGTGGATGAGATATTTTTCAACGTATCCTAACCCTTTTCAAATTCAAGCAGCCTGTTTCATTATTACACCATCAACAAATCTGATTCCTTCAATGACCTTGCAGATAAGGTTCTGCCCCCTGATTCTCTGCCAAGTCTTTTCTGCTTCCATGGCCAATTTGAAAACCATGGTAAGTGTTGCCAATCTTGAGCCACAACCTTTTGTCCGTTTTGTGCGAAGCCTCACAGTGGCAAAGGTTGATTCTATAGGATTTGTAGATCGGATATGACGCCAGTGCTCTGCCGGGAAATCATAAAAAGCAAAAAGGCTTTCTTTGTCTTTTCTTAAACACTCGCAGGCTTTTTCATATTTTGCCTGATATTGAGATAAGAAATAATCATAGGCTCTAAAGGCTTCATCCCTGGTCGGAGCCATATACATGTCGCAGATATGAACCTTGGCTCTCGGTTGAACGCTCTTTGGCATTTTATCCAGGACATTGGCAGTCTTATGAACCCAGCAACGCTGCTCTATCGTTTCCGGAAAATCCTCCCGAAGGGCTGCCCAGAATCCCAAGCCGCCGTCACCAACCGCCAACTTAGGACATTCTTTAAGCCCCCTTTGCTTGAGATCGCGCAGCATCTCCTGCCAAGCCTGTTTGCTCTCCCGGTATCCGTCAAGAATGGAAACAAGTTCTTTCTTCCCGTCTTCCAATGTCCCCATAATGACCAAGATGCATTGCCGCTTGTTCTCCACATCTCCCAAACGAACATTGAAATAAATGCCGTCTGCCCAGAAATAAACGTATCGCTTATGGGCAAGATCCCGCCCCGCCCAGTTTTCATAATCTTGTCCCCAGAGCTTCTTTAATCGAACAATATTTGTGGCAGAAAGCCCCGTTGCGTTCTTCCCTAATATGGATTCCAATGCCTCGCTGAAATCTCCAGTGGAGATCCCCTTAAGATAGAGTGCCGGTATTAAAGAGTCTATTGATGGAACTCTTCTCATATATCTCGGCAAAATAGTGCTGGTAAAAGCCTCGCCTTCTCTCTTGTCGTGAATGCGGGGCTGTTTCACTTCCAATAGCCCAATTCCAGTCACAATCTCTCTTCCCGGTAATGACCCGTTCCTTACAACCAAGCGCCGACCACGAATATCTTTTGCATCCTTGAAACGCTCAATGTACTCACCTATCTCATTCTCTATGGCCGCCTGCAACATCCGACAGGCGCCTTCCCGAATAATCAATTCCAATGCGCTTTTTGATTCCTCTTTAACTTGCTTTTCCAGATAATCTCGTTCATTATCCTCCATGGGCGTATCCTTCTTTCTCCCCTCTTGCCAAGGGGGCTTTAAGTTAAACTACACTTATTAGGATACGCCTTCTTTTTATCCTGTTCACAACTTTGGGTTATATCTCGTTACGATTGACCCGGTGGTTCGGATGGTTACGATAGCCGGAATGAGCCAACCCGTTTCTCCCCTATTGGTAAAATCGGACCAGTTTTTCCGGTTTAACCCCCGACAGGTATAATGTCAGCAGCAGCCAGTTCCGGAGGGTTGTGTAAATGATTCCCTCTCTTTCCCAGCGCCGTGAAGATGTGCGGACCGCTCTGTCGATGATACAAATTTTCCCTCCCCTTTTCTTGATTCTTTGCATGATTTCGACGTCTTCCATGATGGGGATATTTTTATAACCGTCCAGATCCCTGAAGTCGGTTCTTCTCATGAAGATAGCCTGATCTCCGTAGGGGATGCGTGTTACACGGGAACGGAGAGAAGCGGCCCTCTCAATTAATCTAAATACAGGTTTTTCTGAATCGATAGCCAGATCAAAGGCGCCTGCCGTACATGATGTATCCCGCATTGTGGCTTCTATGAGTTCCAGGGCATCAGGGGGGAGAGTGGTGTCCACATGCAGGAAAATGAGGATTTCTCCGGCAGCGAGAGCTGCCCCCCGGTTCATCTGGTTTCCCCGCCCTTTCTCGGAGATGGCCACTTTGACACCCATATGACGGGCAACATCGATTGTTTTCCCCTCGGGGTCTCCATCAACGATAATTATCTCAGCGCCGCCGGATGCATGCAAACACCAAATATGCTCAATCGTCCGGGTGATGATCGCTCCTTCGTTCAAGACAGGGATGATGAAAGAAAATTTTGGAATCATGAGGTATTATGCAAGCCCCCTGTCCCGCAGATATGCAATCGTTTTGGAGCCGGCGAATCCTGTTTTTTTGCTGTTTTTGATGAGAATCGTTATATCCTCGGGTCTGTCGACATCCTGCCATACCGGCAGTATATGTGCCAGGGCTCCGGCTTTATGTAAAATGTCCATAGTCTCTTGATAAATTGTCTCTGCACCCCACGCAAGACCGGTAAAAACATCCGGATTGAATGCTTCCCTTGTGAATCCGATCAGGTAATAACCCCCATCAGCAGAAGGGCCGATTACGGCATCGTGATCTTCCAGGGCGAGAAAAGACTTTTTGATAATCTGTGCCGGCAGATCGGGGCTGTCACTCCCGATGACAACAACGGAGCAAAACCCTTCTGAAAAGCATCGGATAAAGGCATGCTTCATCCTTTCACCCAGATCCTTTCCCTCCTGCGGCATATAGGAAAACCCGCCCCCGAACATTTCCCTGATCTCGTGTTCTTTCCCTTCGGGATGGAAGGCCATTCGGAACCGGTAGGCCCCTTGAGCAAGCTTCTCCAGTAAATCTTCTATGAAGCAGCGGTAAAGATCAGTCGCGATCTCTTCACCCAAACCTCGGCTGATTCTGGATTTAACCTCCCCGCGGTCCGGGAATTTAACAAACATAACGAGGCATCTGTCTTCTGTCATCGAAATCATGTTCTTCCTCTTATAACTTTTTCTCCACCTTTTCCGGATTGATGAGATTCCCGATCTTTTTTCTCGTAAGAGGCATGATCAGAAGCCACCACAGGGACAATCGTTTCACATCCCTGAAATAACCCAGACCGATTGTCATTTTGTCATGCCCTTCCGATGGCTCTTCCTGATAGGTTCCAAGAAGACGGTCCCACCAGGGGAGGTTGAAGCCAAAATTGGTATTTGTTTCGCGTATGATGACGGAGTGATGGACGCGGTGCATATCGGGAGTCACGAGGAACAACCGGAGAACACGGTCAACACCCTCAGGGATATAAATATTGCTGTGACTGAACAGGGAGGCGCCGTTCAGAACCACCTCGAAAATCAAAACAGCGAGAGGCGGGGCTCCTAAAATGGCAACGACCGCCAGCTTGATGATCATAGAAAGGATTATTTCCACAGGGTGGAAGCGTATCCCTGACGTCAGGTCGATATCCAGGTCGGTGTGGTGTACCATATGCAAACGCCAGAATAGGGGAACAGCGTGAAATACAACATGCTGGAGGTAAATAATGAAATCGAGGGCGATGACACTGATAATAATCGCCTGCCACTTAGGCAGAATGGAGTAGTTCAGCAGCCCCCAACCGTTTTCAGCGGCGAGAACCGCCATAGATAAAGGGATTAAGGGAAAGATACCTCTGACCACAATGGAATTTAAAGCATGGATAGACAGGTTATTGAACCACCGGAGTGACTTTGAACTCGTCAGAACACGGCGCGGCGAGAACAACTCAAAAATGGACATGCTGATGAAAATGGCAATGAAGCATCCGACCCGTAAGGGGACCTCATAAGCCATCGCGTCCTTCATTATATTTTCTGAAAAAAACAAGACCAATCTCCCCGGCACGACACTAAAATTTCAAGATGCACGCAAATATCTTAATCGAAAGATACAAATTATAAAATAGAAAAAAGGTTCATCCGTTTAATGCGTATTTCTTCCTATTGAAGATTTTATTGTAGACACTGGGCTAATTTGCTGTATATATAGACAAATCAAATTTTAGGAGGAATTATGACAAAAGCAGAACTCGTAGCGAAGATTGCAGAAGGAGCAGAACTGACAAAGGTTCAAGCTGAGAAGGCACTCAACAGCTTCATCGCTGCAACCACGGCTGCTCTCAAGGCTGGCGACAAGGTCACTCTGATCGGTTTTGGTACGTTCAGTGCGGTAACCCGTGCCGCCCGTATAGGCCGGAATCCTCAGACCGGCAAAGAACTTAAGATAGCTGCCAAGACCAACGGCAAATTCGCACCAGGGAAAGCGCTCAAGGATCTGAAAGCGAAGCCTGTCAAGGCTGCACCGAAAGCAAAGGCCCCAGCTAAAAAAAAGAAATAGAACCGCAGAAACCTGTTAAAGCGAGTTTCTCAAAAAGACCCGTTTCCATGAATATTGGAACGGGTCTTTTTTCGTTGTGGTTTGCTGTCGTGTTAGAGATAATCAGTAATGTTGGGGGCTCCGTAGGGGTTCTAAGACCAAACCCTCGAATTTTTGCGAGCGCTACATACGTATAGCTTCTGGAAAGAAAATATTTATCGGCAGAAGATTTTTAAATCAGAGAGCAGCGACATGGCGGCCCTGGAAAAGCTCATCCCGTACCCGTGCAATCTCTTGATCTTCCAGGTATTCTTCAAATCCCATTATCCTGTCGATAATCCCGCCCGGCGTAATTTCCACGATCCGATTTGCCACAGTGGAGACAAATTCACGGTCGTGGGAGCTGAAGAGCACCACCTCCGTGAAGGCGACGAGACCGTTGTTCAGGGCGGTAATCGATTCGAGGTCCAGATGATTGGTAGGTTCATCCATGATGAGGGCGTTGGCGCCGGTAAGCATCATTCTGGAGAGCATGCAGCGGACCCGCTCGCCCCCGGAAAGGACACGCGTCTTTTTCAGCGCCTCTTCTCCGGAAAAAAGCATCCTGCCGAGAAATCCCCTGGCAAAGCTCTCTCCCTCGGCAGGGGGTGAATACTGGCAGAGCCACTCGACCAGATTCAAGTCATTGTCAAAGTAGGTATTGCTGTCCTTCGGAAAATAGGCGGGGGTTATCGTTACTCCCCATCGGAAGCTCCCGCTGTCCGGCATAAGCTCTCCGGCCAGGATCTGGAAAAGGGTCGTCTTGGCCTGGCTGTTGACACCGACAAAGGCGATATTATCACCCTTGCGGACGTTCAGATTGATGTCAGTCAAGACGGGTAGCCCGTCGATAGACTTGGAAAGCCCCTTTATCTCCAGGATGATATCGCCACAGGGTCTTTCGGGCTTGAAGACGACATAAGGGTATTTCCTTGAAGATATGGGTATGTCTTCCAGGGTAAGCTTCTCCAGTAGCCTTTTCCGTGACGTGGCCTGCTTCGCCTTGGAGGCGTTGGAGCTGAAGCGCCGGATGAACTCTTTGAGCTCGTCGGCCTTGTCGGTTGCCTTCCGGTTCTCCTCCTGCTTCTGCCTCAGGTGGAGATGGCTGGCCTGATACCAGAAGTCGTAGTTTCCCACGTAGACCTTGATCTTGCCAAAGTCGATATCCGCAATATGTGTGCAAACCTGATTCAGAAAGTGTCGGTCATGAGAAACAACAATCACCGTGTTCTGGAAGCGGCTCAGAAATTCTTCCAGCCA is a genomic window of Deltaproteobacteria bacterium containing:
- a CDS encoding DUF2971 domain-containing protein, with the translated sequence MAVKGDQEISFTVEERITPEFLYKYCKLDPKNKKNLQRIFTHNELYFSSPRQFNDPFDCRVQASFDATDDDWEDYLNGMLKDRHPEWDYEERQAFVSQLIRGGWREDPGTKQKIVNDVQDAVNKIGVFCLSEVRDNILMWSHYADGHRGFCLQFHIKPAFYPFGELLFKVEYPSLYPQINIVRNREDQTRTVLWTKSDFWKYEKEWRILDPDKGPGKHIFPAEMLTGVLFGCGMPHEDRQLIREWAKGRKVPLKLYQTTKKEKEFGLEIIKTIG
- a CDS encoding DUF2332 domain-containing protein; translation: MPIGKPQLQEIATSFAHSAIHEFRGASPLYEKLSMGISTDPELLTLASGAISKPVPMIFLAAVHYLLLDGATHPLAALYPDINPEPCTTETDIYPVFRDFCFQHQDEIENLITTHHVQTNEVRRCACLLPAFGIVARQAKGLPLALVEIGASAGLNLLWDHYGYDYGNGLFYGKRESLLQLTCTLRGDNRPPFSKTFPQITSRIGIDLNPIDIRDESAVNWLRAFIWPEHAARFELLHRAIETAWNSPPELCKGDALELLPGIMETVPPEALPCLFHTFVSNQMSPEARNGIANIIADYGSQRDICCISIDLSDKYKYPRLELLSYIDGVKAHRHLANCSGHSRWLEWLEPV
- a CDS encoding flavin reductase family protein is translated as MNKVKIGNNPFVYPMPMVLVGTVIDDRANFMAVGWVSRVNFNPPMIAVALGKFHYTNAGIHKNKTFSVNIPGIDLIEKVDYCGLVSGEKVDKSKLFDVFYGNLPAAPMIRECPLCMECKLFNAVDLPSNTLFIGEIIETYTEGRYLTDGKPDIKKMNPFTLTMPDNNYWRVGENAGKAWSIGNNFRKQSE
- a CDS encoding TVP38/TMEM64 family protein, translating into MSPHWKKGIIILAVAVVLILVRIWGIGEKLGDIRDWIVSLGYWGPVAFITLYIVATVAAIPGSAITVAAGALFGSVFGVLWVSIASTIGATLAFLIARYLARNIVTEWLSKNKKFQKLDRMTEEHGAIIVALTRLVPLFPFNLLNYGFGLTRVRLGTYIFWSWLCMLPGTLLYVVGTDAVISGLRQGRVPWALIGVFVSAVVLVGVLVRIARKKLQEKQ
- a CDS encoding Yip1 family protein; translated protein: MNITERIKGILLRPQEEWQTIAGETTPIAELYTNYIILLAAIGPVAAFIGLSLVGVSLPVGGTYRVPITTGILHAIVQYGLTLGGVYVLAFIIDALAPTFSGEKNIDQAFKLATYSYTPGWLVGIFALIPVFGILGILGLYGLYLLYVGLPVLMKSPKEKSIGYTVAVIIAAIIIFVVIGAISRVFIS
- a CDS encoding SDR family oxidoreductase — its product is MEPYMEQSFSPDQKDLFCTDLPTRPLSGNVKILVTGASGYIGGRLIHELRARGYQVRMMVRDNAVQYQNLWPDAEVVIADALKYETLGTALNGIHTAFYLIHSLLLGPQGFHDADNHAAHNFMRVAEENNVQRIIYLGGLGDITTNLSDHLHSRIQVAEELKKGTVPVTVLRAAIIIGSGSASYEIIKHIVKKIPVINVPRWTNTRCQPIAIRDVIKYLVGCLETPATSGKSFDIGGKNILTYRQMLELFAMVMGKKRTFASLPFSNLRFYSYIASLITPVPAPIIHSLIEGLKNEVICQNDSIREIIPFETLTYREAVERALLREEQDKVYTRWSDAYPKNHSLALKLHELGKLPYYTASYSIITEKSASALFESLCRVGGKEGWFQGNWMWWLRGMVDRLLLGVGSQRGRRSDVNLKINDVIDFWRVEDIRKNQRLLLRAEMKLPGRGWLEFMIMPQDDGKNKLSITAYYDTDTLAGMSYWYIFLPLHNIIFNGLIKQIEKRSLYSDRSERQEDL
- a CDS encoding IS256 family transposase, with product MEDNERDYLEKQVKEESKSALELIIREGACRMLQAAIENEIGEYIERFKDAKDIRGRRLVVRNGSLPGREIVTGIGLLEVKQPRIHDKREGEAFTSTILPRYMRRVPSIDSLIPALYLKGISTGDFSEALESILGKNATGLSATNIVRLKKLWGQDYENWAGRDLAHKRYVYFWADGIYFNVRLGDVENKRQCILVIMGTLEDGKKELVSILDGYRESKQAWQEMLRDLKQRGLKECPKLAVGDGGLGFWAALREDFPETIEQRCWVHKTANVLDKMPKSVQPRAKVHICDMYMAPTRDEAFRAYDYFLSQYQAKYEKACECLRKDKESLFAFYDFPAEHWRHIRSTNPIESTFATVRLRTKRTKGCGSRLATLTMVFKLAMEAEKTWQRIRGQNLICKVIEGIRFVDGVIMKQAA